Within the Microbacterium sp. 1S1 genome, the region TCTGCTCGACGGTATCGACCTCGTGCTGCGGCCGGGGGAGACCATGGCGCTCGTCGGGCTCACCGGCAGCGGCAAGACGACGCTGACGACGCTCCCGACCCGGCTGTACGACGTGACGGGCGGGCGGGTCACGCTCGACGGCGTCGACGTGCGCGATCTGTCGCTGGCCGAGCTCCGCGAGCACATCGCGATGGCGTTCGAGGACGCCACGCTCTTCTCCGCGTCGGTCAGGGAGAACGTCCTCCTCGGCCGCGCCGACCTCGACGTGCACAGCCCGGAGGCCGAGCGCGTGCTGCGCGAGGCGCTCGACGTCGCTCAGGCGTCGTTCGTCGACACGCTCCCCGAGGGCGTCGAGACGGTGATCGGCGAGGAGGGCCTGAGCCTGTCCGGTGGACAGCGTCAGCGGCTCGCCCTCGCTCGCGCCGTCGCCGCGAAACCGAAGGTCCTGGTCCTGGACGACCCGCTGTCGGCGCTCGACGTCGACACGGAGGCGCTCGTCGAGGAGGCGCTGCGTCATGTGCTCGCCGACACCACGGCGCTGATCGTCGCGCACCGTCCGTCGACCGTGGCGCTCGCCGATCGCGTGGCGCTGTTGGAGGACGGTCGGATCACCGCTGTCGGCACCCACTCCGAGCTTCTGAAGACGAGCCGGCACTACCGGCACGTCATCTCGAGCCTGGAGGCGGAGGAGGCCGCGCGCACGGGGGCGATCCCGATCATCCGGGACGAGCAGACGGAGATCCACGAGACCGTGCAGGAAGGCATCCGCGAGGAAGCCGACGACGCGGCGCCGGGTGCACCTCGATTCGCAGGAGAGGAGGTGCAGCGATGAGCTCTCTCACCGGAACCCAGGACGAGGACCGCTCCCGTCTCACCAAGGAGGAGAGCCGGGCGATCCGCCGTCGTTCGCTGCGGTTGCTCGGGTCGCTGGTCCGCCCCCTCAAGCCGCAGATCGTCCTCGCCGCCGTGGTGCTCGTCCTCTCGACGGCGCTGCAGGTGGCCGGACCGATCCTCATCAGCATCGGTCTCGACCGTGCCCTCCCGGCGGTGCTGGAGAACGCGGATTGGATGCCGACCTTCGTCGTCGGGGGGATCTACCTGCTCGCCGGTGCCCTCGCGGCCGCGCTGATCGCGTGGTACGTCATCATCGCGGCCAAGCTCACCCAGGCCGTGCTGCTCGACCTGCGCAAGCGGATCTTCCTGCACACCCAGCGGCTGAGCTTGGAGTTCCACGAGTCGTACACGTCCGGCCGGATCATCTCCCGCCAGACGAGCGACCTCGACTCCATCAAGGAGCTCCTCGACGGCGGCCTGAACGAGCTCGTCTCCGGCGTGCTCTTCGGCGTCTTCACGTTCATCGCGCTGTGCGTGTGGGATTGGCAGTCGGGCCTGATCCTGGCGATCGGCGGCATTCCGCTGTTCTTCCTCATGCGCTGGTTCTACTCGCGCTCCCAGCTCGTGTACCGCGAGTCCCGCGTGATCAGCGCCAAGGTGATCGTGCAGTTCGTGGAGACCATGACCGGCATCCGCGCCGTCAAGGCGTTCCGCAAGGAACCGCGCAACGACGAGGCGTTCCAGGGCGTCGCCGGCGAGTACCGTGACGTGAACCGGCGCTCCATGCTGCTGTTCGGCACGTTCGAGCCGGGGCTCATGGGCGTGGCTGCGCTCGTGCTCGGCATCGTCGTGCTCTGGGGTGGGATCCGGGTCTCGGACGGCGCCCTCACCGTCGGCGTGCTGTTGTCCGCCGTGCTCTACGTGCGCAACTTCTTCGCTCCGATGCAGGAGATCGCGATGTTCCTCAACTCCTACCAGTCCGCCACGGCGGCGCTGGAGAAGGTGTCGGGCGTCCTCGAAGAGGTGCCGACCGTGCCCGACCCCGAGAAGCCGGTGGATCTGTGGGAGTCGCGCGGGCACATCCGCTTCGACGGCGTCACGTTCGCGTACAACGACGACAAGACGATCCTGCCGAACTTCTCGCTCGACATCCCCGCCGGCCAGACGATCGCGCTGGTCGGGACGACCGGTGCCGGCAAGTCGACCCTCGCGAAGCTCATCTCCCGGTTCTACGATCCCACCGAGGGGGCGGTGACGCTCGACGGCGTCGACCTGCGCTCGCTGCACCCGAAGGATCTGCGCCGCGCGATCGTCATGGTCACCCAGGAGGCGTACCTGTTCAGCGGGACCGTCGCCGACAACATCGCCCTGGGGCGTCCCGACGCGACGCTCGACGAGATCCGCGAAGCGGCGCGGGCGGTGGGCGCGGACGCGTTCATCTCGGCGTTGCCGGACGGGTACGACACCGACGTGAACAAGCGGGGCGGACGGGTCTCCGCGGGGCAGCGCCAGCTCATCTCGTTCGCGCGCGCCTTCCTCGCCGACCCGGCGGTGCTGATCCTCGACGAGGCGACCGCCTCGCTCGACATCCCGTCGGAGCGGCTGATCCAGGATGCCCTGCAGACGCTGCTCGCGCACCGGACGGCGATCATCATCGCGCACCGCCTGTCGACGGTCGCGATCGCGGATCGCGTCCTCGTGATGGAGCACGGTCGGATCATCGAGGACGACGCCCCGGCGGCCCTCATCGGAGGCACCGGGAAGTTCGCCCAGCTGCATGCAGCCTGGCAGGAGACGCTCGTCTGACGTCCGACCGCGATGGGCCCGGCAGCCGGGAGGATGTCGGGCCCCTCGTGTCCGGGCGCTCGTCCGCTGCGGTCGGTAGCATCGAGGGATGGACCCCTTGCTGCTCGTCGCGGAGTGGTGGTGGCTCGCGCCGACCGCCGCCGCCGGCGTGACCGCGGGCGCGATCGGAGTCCGTCGTCGCACCACGCGCAGTGGCCGTCGCCTGGAGTATGACGCGGCCCGGCATGACCTCCGCGAGGCTCAGCAGCGCGCGGTCCTGCGTCGGACGGCGCTGAAGGTGGCGCGGGCCGACCTCGCGCGGGTCTCCGCGGAACGAGCTGCACAGCGGGCGACCGCTGAGCAGGTGTCGGGGGCCCGGCGCATGCTGAGGGAGCGGGAGCGCGATGCCAGGGCCGCTGCGGCCGAGGTCCGCGCCCGGCGCGTCCGGATGAACGCGGCGCGCGCCTCGATCCCCGCCGGTTCCGCCCCGCGGCCGCTCGAGCGCCTGTACGCGGAGCACGACGCCGTGACCGCCCGCTGGATGCGGTACGAGACCGACCCGGCGCTGCAGATCGCCTATCCGGAGATGACGGACGTCAAGCGACCGGAGACGGCCGCCTACCTGCGCGCGGCGGGCGCCGCGGTCGAGGCGCGACGGCAGACGACCGGCCGGATCACCGCAGCCGAGTACGCCGCCTACCGCGATGCCGTGGCGGAGGTCGAGCGGGCGTTCGAGGCGGCCGAGCACGCGGCGAAGGTGCAGACGGGCGAAGCGCCGCCGACTCCGGCTTGGCAGGACGCCGCGCAGGACATGCTGCATCGTTCCGCGGAGGCCATCGATCGAGCGGCGGGTGCTGCCGCATCGGCGCTCGCGGCGTGGAACAGCCGCCGCGGCAAGGGCACACCCCCGGACGGCGCCGGTCCGCGCTGAACCGACTCGGACGCGTCGTGCGGCGCGCGCCGAGGGCGACGGAGTCTCGATGGGGGAGGGGATTCGAGACCCCGCCGCCGGTCTCAGGAGGGGACGCGGATCTCGGCGATCACCTCGCCGTAGGCGGTCTCCCCGACGGGGGTGAAGCCGACTCGGCGGAAGAACGCCTCCGGACCGTCCTCGCCGGCCTCGTAGATGACGTTGACGTGGTCGACACCGCGATTGCGAGCCTCCTCCACGAGGCTCTCGACGGCAAAACGGCCGACGCCGCGACCCTGGTCGTCCGCGTCGACGTTGATGCGCCACAGAACGGAGCGGAAATGCTCCTCCGGTGCCTCGTCGTCGAAGTTGGCGCTCACGAAGCCCACGACCTCGTTGCGGTCCAGGATCACCCGCTGCCAGGAGGTCTGCGGGTTGATGACGGTGGCCGCGATGCCGTACGAGACGGGGGCGAGGAACTGCTCCTGTCCGGGCTTGAGCGACAGGTTGTTCACGGCGACGATCGTCGCGGCGGAGAGTTCGACCATGCGCAGTTCGGACATGTCCCCAGGCTAGCCCCTCCCGTCGGCGCATTCATCACCCGCGGGGACTTTTCACGGAGGTCGCCCGTTCGTCCGGGTCGAGACCGCGACGGCCCCGTCGGGGTGGAGCCGCTCAGGTATCTTGGTATCGAGACAAATAGACCTCGTGAACGGAGAACCTCCCGGTGACCGACGACGCCATCATCTACACCTACACAGACGAGGCACCGGCGCTGGCCACCGCCTCATTCCTGCCGATCATCCAGGCCTACACCGGCCAGGCGGGGATCGAGTTCGAGACGCGGGACATCTCTCTGGCCGGCCGCATCCTCGCCGCCTTCCCGCAGAAGCTCACCCCCGAGCAGCAGGTTGGCGACGCGCTGGCAGAGCTGGGCGGACTCGCCACGCTGCCCGAGGCGAACATCATCAAGCTGCCGAACATCTCGGCGTCGATCCCGCAGCTCAAGGCGGCCATCGCGGAGCTGCAGCAGCAGGAATACGACATCCCCGACTTCCCGGACGAGCCCTCGTCGCTGGAGGAGAAGGACGTGCGCGCCCGTTACGACCGCATCAAGGGCTCGGCCGTGAACCCCGTGCTGCGGGAGGGTAACAGCGACCGCCGAGCGCCTCTGGCGGTGAAGAACTACGCCAAGAAGCACCCGCACCGCAACAAGCCGTTTGCCGAGGGGTCGAAGACCCGCGTCGCGACGCTGGGCCACGATGACTTCAAGCACAACGAGCGCTCGTGGGTCGCCGCCCACGACGACGTGCTCTCCTTCCGCCACACGGCGAAGGACGGCACCGTCACCGTGCTCAAGGAGGGCCTCAAGGTCCTTCCGCGCGAGATCATCGACGCCACGTTCCTCTCCGCGAAGGAGTTGGACGCCTTCCTCGCGGAGACGCTCGAGGCGGCGAAGACCGACGACGTCCTGTACTCGGTGCACCTCAAGGCCACGATGATGAAGGTCAGCGACCCGATCATCTTCGGCCACGTGGTGAAGGCATTCTTCAAGGACGTCTTC harbors:
- a CDS encoding ABC transporter ATP-binding protein — protein: MSSLTGTQDEDRSRLTKEESRAIRRRSLRLLGSLVRPLKPQIVLAAVVLVLSTALQVAGPILISIGLDRALPAVLENADWMPTFVVGGIYLLAGALAAALIAWYVIIAAKLTQAVLLDLRKRIFLHTQRLSLEFHESYTSGRIISRQTSDLDSIKELLDGGLNELVSGVLFGVFTFIALCVWDWQSGLILAIGGIPLFFLMRWFYSRSQLVYRESRVISAKVIVQFVETMTGIRAVKAFRKEPRNDEAFQGVAGEYRDVNRRSMLLFGTFEPGLMGVAALVLGIVVLWGGIRVSDGALTVGVLLSAVLYVRNFFAPMQEIAMFLNSYQSATAALEKVSGVLEEVPTVPDPEKPVDLWESRGHIRFDGVTFAYNDDKTILPNFSLDIPAGQTIALVGTTGAGKSTLAKLISRFYDPTEGAVTLDGVDLRSLHPKDLRRAIVMVTQEAYLFSGTVADNIALGRPDATLDEIREAARAVGADAFISALPDGYDTDVNKRGGRVSAGQRQLISFARAFLADPAVLILDEATASLDIPSERLIQDALQTLLAHRTAIIIAHRLSTVAIADRVLVMEHGRIIEDDAPAALIGGTGKFAQLHAAWQETLV
- a CDS encoding GNAT family N-acetyltransferase codes for the protein MSELRMVELSAATIVAVNNLSLKPGQEQFLAPVSYGIAATVINPQTSWQRVILDRNEVVGFVSANFDDEAPEEHFRSVLWRINVDADDQGRGVGRFAVESLVEEARNRGVDHVNVIYEAGEDGPEAFFRRVGFTPVGETAYGEVIAEIRVPS